The segment TCGAGCCCTGGCTGCTGCCACTTCGGGAAGAGAATGGCTTCATGCCTGATTTAACCAAGATCCCGGAGCAGATCTGGCAGCGAACCAAATTTCTGCTGCTCAATTTCCCAGGAAATCCGATTGCGGTTCAAGCAGATCTCACATTTTTTACCGAGCTGGTTGCGCTGGCGAAGAAGCACAATGTGCTCATCGTTCATGATGCTGCGTATTCGGAAATGGGCTTTGATGATTATCGGCCGGTCAGCATCCTTCAGGTTCCCGGGGCCTCGGAAATTGCCGTGGAATTTCATTCCTTCTCCAAGAGCTTTCATATGGCGGGCTGCCGGATTGCTTTTCTGGCCGGCAATGCAGAAGCAGTCGGAGCCCTGAGAGATTTGAAGAGCAATATTGACTACGGCGTATTTCTTCCTGTCCAGCTGGCTGCAGCAGCGGCACTGGAGCACGCCATGGCTTCGGGAACAGAACGGGAAACGGCGCTGCTGTATGAGAAGCGGAGAGATGTGTTCACAGCGGCACTGGAGGCAGCGGGCTGGACGGTGAAGAAGCCGAAGGCAACCATGTTTATATGGGCCAAGCTGCCGGAAGCCTTTCGTCAGGACCATAACGCAGGGGATTCCCGTCAATTCGCACGGAAGCTGCTGCTCTCTACAGGGGTGGCTGTCGTACCGGGCATTGCTTTTGGGCAGCAGGGGGAAGGGTATGTACGCATTGCCCTTGTGCAAGAGGCTGAAGTACTGACGGAAGCGGCTGCCCGCATCGGGGCTTTTTTGCTACAAGAAGCAGATGTTTGATATGATAGAGGATATGAATGTGTAAATTGAGGTGCAATGGTGGGCAGCATACAAGTATCCAAGGTATTAAACAATAATGTAATTATCGCGAAGCATCCCTGGCATGATGAGGTGGTCGTGATCGGAAAGGGCATCGGCTTTAACCGTAAACCGAAGGACGCCATTCCCTTGACGCTCGTAGAGAAAATGTTCATCTTAACGAAGCCGGAGGAGCAGGAGCAGTATAAGCAGCTGGTGCCTCAAGTCGATGAGCAGCTGATCGAAGCCATGAATGAGATCATTCATTATGCGGCGAACGCGGCCGGGGAAACGCTGAATGAGCATATTCATGTCGCGTTAACCGATCATATTGCATTTGCGATCAAGCGCCAGGCTCAGGGCCTGTATATTCATAATCCTTTTTTGTACGAGACTAAAGAGCTGTATCCGGAGGAATTCCGGATGGCAGAATATGCGGTGCGTAAGCTCAAACAGCGACTGGATGTGGATTTGGGAGAGGAGGAGGCTGGCTTTATCGCCTTGCACTTTCACAGCGCATTGACGAATCAGCATATTTCCGAGGTGCGCAAGCATTCCAGGCTGGTATCGGATCTTGTGCATATTGTAGAGGACAAGCTGGAATACGTCATTCCCAAGGATTCGCTTGATTATTCCCGCCTGATTACCCATCTCCGGTTCGCTATCGAACGGATCCGCCGGGGAGAGGCCGAGCCTCAGGAGGGAAGGCTGGATGAGCTGCTGAAGCGGGAATACCCTGAAATGTACGCCTTAGGCTGGACATTAAGCAAGATGATGGAGGTCCGGCTGGGGAAGAAGGTCTATCCGGCCGAAGCGGGTTATCTGACGATTCACTTACAGCGGCTTGCCCAGCGGAAGGAAGATCATGAATAATGCATGAAGATTTTCAAGAGCAGGGATTACACCTCTTGCAAGCTGCTAATCAGGGTGATACAATACGTTCTGTCTTTATGAAAAGCAACAGTATCTAACGTGTAACTGATTCGATCAGGCATGAGTATATAACAGGATTCTTTGGTTGTTTCCAGCCCTTTCAGGGTAACCTACGGGGAGAAACAGCTCAGTGGTCCTGCTGTATGCTTATGCCTTTTTTTGTTGGTATGTTGCTAATGATTCACCTTGAGAGGTGAAATCAAGAAAGGAGATGGACGATGTTT is part of the Paenibacillus algicola genome and harbors:
- the glcT gene encoding glucose PTS transporter transcription antiterminator GlcT → MVGSIQVSKVLNNNVIIAKHPWHDEVVVIGKGIGFNRKPKDAIPLTLVEKMFILTKPEEQEQYKQLVPQVDEQLIEAMNEIIHYAANAAGETLNEHIHVALTDHIAFAIKRQAQGLYIHNPFLYETKELYPEEFRMAEYAVRKLKQRLDVDLGEEEAGFIALHFHSALTNQHISEVRKHSRLVSDLVHIVEDKLEYVIPKDSLDYSRLITHLRFAIERIRRGEAEPQEGRLDELLKREYPEMYALGWTLSKMMEVRLGKKVYPAEAGYLTIHLQRLAQRKEDHE
- a CDS encoding aminotransferase class I/II-fold pyridoxal phosphate-dependent enzyme, giving the protein MKQPAAPVWRSDKLAAMGSSIFAEIQAWKQEAAQRGREVIDLSIGSPDRAPSLEIRELLSRSVLQEDQYTYPSSQGTPAFRKAASAWLKHRFGVDTNPETEILALMGSQDGLAHFAQAVCNPGDLAMVPDPGYPIYAGALQLAGVEPWLLPLREENGFMPDLTKIPEQIWQRTKFLLLNFPGNPIAVQADLTFFTELVALAKKHNVLIVHDAAYSEMGFDDYRPVSILQVPGASEIAVEFHSFSKSFHMAGCRIAFLAGNAEAVGALRDLKSNIDYGVFLPVQLAAAAALEHAMASGTERETALLYEKRRDVFTAALEAAGWTVKKPKATMFIWAKLPEAFRQDHNAGDSRQFARKLLLSTGVAVVPGIAFGQQGEGYVRIALVQEAEVLTEAAARIGAFLLQEADV